The proteins below are encoded in one region of Penicillium psychrofluorescens genome assembly, chromosome: 4:
- a CDS encoding uncharacterized protein (ID:PFLUO_007277-T1.cds;~source:funannotate) yields the protein MITSVCVNAVSGFLMLVTVCFTLGDIDDILTTPTGYPFMQVFYNATESLPGTNTMTAILVLTLTASTITEVATASRQLWSFARDRGLPFSDFFGYVNPGWNIPLNAVMVSLAVTVLLSLINIGSTTALLAIVTLTIGAMMSSYIITIACVLLKRIRGEPLPPHRWTLGRFGMAINIGALCFLCPVFVFAFFPLTSTVEPDSMNWCAVMYGAILIIAVVYYVLRGRHHYIPPVALVKREM from the exons ATGATCACCTCTGTCTGCGTCAACGCTGTCTCCGGTTTTCTGATGCTAGTGACGGTCTGCTTCACGCTAGGCGACATTGACGACATCTTGACCACTCCAACAGGGTACCCGTTCATGCAGGTGTTCTACAACGCGACGGAGAGTCTGCCGGGAACGAACACCATGACCGCCATTCTGGTGCTGACCCTGACAGCGAGCACGATTACAGAAGTAGCAACGGCATCGCGCCAGTTGTGGTCTTTCGCGCGTGATCGCGGCCTTCCTTTCTCCGATTTCTTCGGATAT GTAAACCCCGGCTGGAACATCCCCTTGAACGCCGTGATGGTCTCGCTGGCAGTGACCGTCCTCTTATCGCTGATCAACATCGGCTCGACGACCGCGCTTCTCGCCATCGTGACCCTGACCATCGGCGCAATGATGTCCTCGTACATCATTACGATCGCCTGCGTGCTCCTCAAGCGTATCAGAGGGGAACCCCTTCCACCACACAGATGGACGCTAGGTCGGTTCGGCATGGCAATCAACATCGGGGCGCTGTGCTTCCTGTGCCCGGTGTTCGTgttcgccttcttcccactcACCTCGACTGTAGAACCAGACAGTATGAACTGGTGCGCAGTGATGTACGGAGCGATTCTGATAATCGCGGTGGTGTATTATGTGTTGCGGGGACGGCACCATTACATCCCGCCCGTGGCGCTGGTGAAGCGAGAGATGTAA
- a CDS encoding uncharacterized protein (ID:PFLUO_007278-T1.cds;~source:funannotate), protein MAIKVPPGQSPPFETIDDKHHAGIIIITAAICLVISLVGLLIRVYVRIFLSPPWGSDDVILLGAT, encoded by the coding sequence ATGGCTATCAAAGTGCCCCCTGGCCAGTCGCCGCCTTTCGAGACGATAGACGACAAGCATCATGCCGGtattatcatcatcaccgccgccatCTGCCTGGTGATCTCGCTGGTCGGTCTGCTAATCCGGGTGTACGTGCGGATATTCCTCAGTCCACCATGGGGATCAGACGATGTCATCCTGTTGGGAGCGACA